The following proteins come from a genomic window of Enterobacter chengduensis:
- the dauA gene encoding C4-dicarboxylic acid transporter DauA, translated as MKNVTSSHVLPFRALIDACWKEKYTSSRFVRDLIAGITVGIIAIPLAMALAIGSGVAPQYGLYTSAVAGIVIALTGGSRFSVSGPTAAFVVILYPVSQQFGLAGLLVATLMSGIFLILFGLARFGRLIEYIPLSVTLGFTSGIGITIGTMQIKDFLGLQMAHVPEHYLQKVGALIMALPTANLGDAAIGIVTLGTLIVWPRLGIRLPGHLPALLLGCTVMAIVNMLGGHVATIGSQFHYVLADGSQGSGIPQLLPQLVLPWDMPGSSFTLSWDSLRALLPAAFSMAMLGAIESLLCAVVLDGMTGTKHKANSELVGQGLGNIVAPFFGGITATAAIARSAANVRAGATSPVSAVIHSLLVIMALLILAPLLSWLPLSAMAALLLMVAWNMSEAHKVVNLLRRAPKDDIIVMLICMSLTVLFDMVIAISVGIVLASLLFMRRIAQMTRLSPVNVEVPDDVLVLRVIGPLFFAAAEGLFSDLESRIAGKRVVVLKWDAVPVLDAGGLDAFQRFVARLPEGCELRVSNLEFQPLRTMARAGVQPIPGRLSFYPNREAALADL; from the coding sequence GTGAAAAACGTAACCTCCTCACATGTTCTGCCCTTTCGCGCCCTCATCGACGCCTGCTGGAAAGAGAAATACACGTCGTCACGCTTTGTTCGTGACCTGATAGCCGGGATCACCGTCGGGATTATTGCCATCCCGCTGGCGATGGCGCTGGCGATTGGCAGCGGCGTCGCGCCGCAGTACGGGCTGTACACCTCGGCCGTTGCGGGGATTGTGATTGCGCTGACGGGCGGGTCTCGCTTCAGCGTCTCCGGCCCGACTGCCGCCTTTGTGGTGATCCTCTACCCGGTTTCCCAGCAGTTCGGTCTGGCTGGCCTGCTCGTTGCCACCCTGATGTCCGGCATCTTTTTAATTCTGTTTGGTCTGGCCCGCTTTGGTCGCCTGATTGAATATATTCCCCTTTCCGTGACGCTGGGATTCACCTCGGGGATTGGGATCACCATCGGAACCATGCAGATCAAGGATTTCCTCGGCCTGCAGATGGCCCATGTTCCGGAGCACTATTTACAGAAAGTGGGCGCGCTGATTATGGCGTTGCCGACGGCCAATCTCGGCGACGCCGCCATCGGGATAGTGACGCTGGGCACGCTGATCGTCTGGCCTCGCCTGGGGATCCGGCTGCCGGGCCATCTGCCCGCGCTGCTGCTGGGCTGCACGGTGATGGCTATCGTCAACATGCTCGGTGGTCATGTCGCGACCATCGGCTCGCAGTTCCACTATGTTCTGGCGGACGGCTCACAGGGCAGCGGCATTCCGCAGCTGCTGCCGCAGCTGGTTCTGCCGTGGGACATGCCGGGCTCAAGCTTCACCCTAAGCTGGGATTCCCTTCGCGCTCTGCTGCCTGCCGCGTTCTCCATGGCAATGCTGGGAGCAATTGAATCCCTGCTCTGCGCCGTCGTGCTCGACGGCATGACCGGCACTAAGCACAAAGCCAACAGCGAGCTGGTCGGCCAGGGCTTAGGGAACATCGTTGCACCGTTCTTCGGCGGTATTACCGCTACGGCTGCGATTGCCCGTTCCGCCGCGAACGTACGTGCGGGCGCGACATCACCGGTTTCCGCAGTCATTCACTCCCTGCTGGTGATCATGGCGCTGCTGATCCTTGCCCCGCTGCTTTCATGGCTTCCGCTCTCGGCCATGGCTGCGCTGCTGCTGATGGTGGCCTGGAACATGAGCGAGGCGCACAAGGTGGTAAACCTGCTGCGTCGCGCGCCGAAAGACGACATCATCGTGATGCTGATCTGCATGTCGCTGACGGTGCTGTTCGATATGGTTATCGCCATCAGCGTCGGCATAGTGCTGGCCTCGCTGCTGTTTATGCGCCGCATTGCGCAAATGACGCGCCTCTCCCCGGTCAACGTTGAGGTGCCTGACGACGTGCTGGTGCTGCGCGTGATTGGTCCGCTGTTCTTCGCCGCGGCGGAAGGCCTGTTCAGCGATCTGGAGTCCCGGATCGCGGGCAAGCGGGTTGTGGTGCTGAAGTGGGATGCCGTACCGGTGCTGGATGCCGGCGGCCTGGACGCCTTCCAGCGCTTTGTTGCGCGGCTGCCGGAAGGCTGCGAACTGCGGGTGAGTAACCTCGAATTCCAGCCGCTGCGCACCATGGCGCGGGCGGGCGTGCAGCCTATCCCTGGCCGACTCTCCTTCTACCCCAACCGCGAAGCCGCGTTAGCGGATCTGTGA
- a CDS encoding MerR family transcriptional regulator codes for MLIQVGELAKRAGITVRTLHHYEQTGLLLPSARSAAGYRLYNLADVQRLHMIQALAKAGLELAEIRDFLEQASLSLTELLDAQITLLDKQLRSIHTLRDRLVELRSGLLDDATPDLESWLQTLELMNMYDRWFSKEELQQLPFAVQKDALAAIWSGLVAEANALLEDRIPVMEPRAMDLATRWMVRLEQDTAGRPEFLTRLNEMHSVEPQMQAQTGITPEMTDYITRAFAESKLSIWEKYLTADEMAYTRAHYFDRMMEWPPLVAKLHQAQRENSDPASDEAQKLAENWLALFQSYAGTNPETQQKFRVAMQQEPHLMKGTWMTPAVLAWLQQAIGVMMQRRFSASGDSQIR; via the coding sequence ATGTTGATTCAGGTGGGAGAGCTGGCGAAACGCGCCGGGATCACCGTGCGGACATTGCACCACTATGAGCAAACAGGGTTGTTGCTGCCTTCTGCCAGGAGCGCGGCAGGTTACCGTCTTTACAACCTGGCGGATGTCCAGCGTTTGCATATGATTCAGGCGCTGGCAAAAGCGGGGCTGGAACTTGCTGAAATCAGGGATTTCCTGGAACAGGCGTCGCTGTCGTTAACCGAATTACTCGATGCGCAAATCACGCTGCTGGATAAACAGCTGCGCAGCATACATACGCTGCGCGACCGGCTGGTGGAGCTGCGTTCCGGGCTTCTCGACGATGCGACGCCGGATCTGGAATCCTGGCTACAGACTCTGGAGTTAATGAATATGTACGATCGCTGGTTTAGTAAAGAAGAGTTGCAGCAGCTACCGTTTGCGGTGCAGAAGGATGCGCTGGCGGCTATCTGGTCGGGGCTGGTTGCGGAGGCCAACGCGCTGCTGGAAGATCGCATTCCCGTGATGGAACCGCGGGCGATGGACCTGGCGACGCGCTGGATGGTACGCCTGGAGCAGGATACGGCGGGCAGGCCTGAGTTTCTCACCCGGCTGAACGAGATGCACAGCGTTGAACCGCAGATGCAGGCGCAGACCGGCATTACGCCGGAGATGACGGATTACATCACGCGCGCGTTTGCTGAATCGAAGCTCAGCATATGGGAGAAGTATCTCACGGCCGATGAGATGGCCTATACCCGGGCACACTACTTTGACCGCATGATGGAGTGGCCGCCGCTGGTGGCGAAACTACACCAGGCGCAGCGGGAAAATAGCGATCCCGCCTCTGATGAAGCGCAAAAGCTGGCCGAAAACTGGCTGGCATTATTCCAGTCGTACGCGGGCACCAACCCGGAGACCCAGCAAAAGTTTCGCGTGGCCATGCAGCAGGAGCCGCATCTGATGAAGGGTACGTGGATGACGCCTGCCGTGCTTGCATGGCTCCAGCAGGCGATTGGGGTGATGATGCAGAGACGTTTCTCTGCATCAGGTGACTCACAGATCCGCTAA